The Calypte anna isolate BGI_N300 chromosome 2, bCalAnn1_v1.p, whole genome shotgun sequence genome includes a window with the following:
- the HIGD1A gene encoding HIG1 domain family member 1A, mitochondrial yields MSRGEEPIYSEYETDTSQTSKLIRKFKETPFVPIGMAGFVAVVGYGLYKLKHRGNLKLSLHLIHMRVAAQGFVVGAITCGVLYSVLQDYVLKPKQ; encoded by the exons ATGTCACGTGGTGAGGAGCCGATTTACTCAGAGTATGAGACTGACACCAGCCAGACCTCAAAGCTGATAAGAAAATTTAAAGAGACCCCGTTTGTACCCATTG GGATGGCTGGCTTCGTGGCAGTGGTTGGCTATGGGCTGTACAAGCTGAAGCACAGAGGGAACTTGAAGCTGTCCCTGCACCTGATTCACATGCGTGTGGCAGCCCAGGGCTTCGTCGTGGGAGCCATAACGTGTG GTGTGTTGTATTCAGTGTTGCAGGACTATGTGTTGAAGCCCAAGCAGTAG